TATTGTCCCTAAAACTATGCTTGTAAATGGAATGAGTAGCAAAATTAAGATAATGAATGGAATCGCTCTAAATAAGTTAACGACAAATGACACAATCGTATAAAACACGTGCGCAGTTTTGGATTTACTTCTCGCCGATAGGAATAACAGTACTCCTAAAATAATACCGAAAATAAACGCAAAAATAGTCGAAATCACTGTCATGTATAACGTTTCATATGTTGCTTGCCAAACTTCAGGCCATTGTACATTTGGCATTGTTAGCATCTCTTGTAAAATTTCTCCAAATGACTTACCCATGACGTAACACCTCCACTGATACTTGTTGCGACTCTAGGTTTTCTTTGAAAGTGTCGAATTGATTAGTGCCTACATTTGGTAAATGTAATACTAAAAATCCAATTGAACCATTTTTACTATTTTTAATATTGGCTTCTAAAATATTCACATCAATATTATGTGTCTTAGTTATATATGAAACGATTGGTTCTGTAGTATTATTGCCTACAAAGTTTAATCTTACTATGTAATCTCCAGGCTGTAATGCACCTAAGTCATCGATAGATTCGTCAAAGTCATCATTCAAATCGTCTTTAACAAAACGTTTTGTCACTTGATGTTTAGGGTGTTCAAAAACATCATTAACTGTACCTTGTTCAATCACTCGTCCACTCTCCATTACCGCAACTTCATCGCAAATGCGACGAATTACATGCATTTCATGAGTGATTATTACAATAGTTATATTGCTTTGTTCTTTAACTTTCAACAGTAAATCAAGAATTTCGTCTGTCGTTTGAGGGTCTAATGCACTTGTCGCCTCATCGCAAAGTAATACAGTTGGCTCATTTGCAAGCGCACGTGCAATACCTACACGCTGCTTCTGCCCACCTGATAGCTGCGAAGGATATGCGTTTTCTCTTCCTTGCAAGCCTACAAGCTCGATTAATTCTTGCGCTCTCTTTTTTGCTTGTTGTCGTGATACGCCAGCAATTTCTAAAGGGAACGTAATATTGTTTAATACGGTTCTAGACCATAATAAATTAAAATGTTGAAATATCATGCTTACTTTTTGACGTTTTTGACGTAATGCTGATTTAGACAACTGTCCTATATTGTCTCCATCAATAATGACATCACCAGATGTTGGCTGTTCCAAATTGTTTAAAAGTCTAACTAAAGTACTTTTTCCCGCTCCTGAAAAACCAATCACGCCAAAAATTGAGCCAGTTTCTATGTTTAAATCAACATGATCGACAGCAAGAACTTCTTGCTTTTTCGTCTTATAACGTTTGACGATTTGATTTAACTCAATCATTGTGATTGCCTCCTTGTAATGCTCGATAAACTAAAAAATGCTTCCCCTATCTTATCCAGAATAGAGAAAGCAATACATACCCTCTCTCATCTTTTAAAGTTAGTTTAACTTTATGTGAATTGGCACCATTTCTATTAATTAGACGGTTGCCGGGCTTCATAGGGCACATCCCTCCACCTCTCTCGATAAGAGTTACATAATTTAATTATTTTTAATCCTACCATTACACTAATGTTTCGTCAATTATTTTTTTAAATTTTCTAACAAATAAGGAACAGACTGAAAAGCGTATAATCGTTTTAGTTCTGAACCTTTTGACATCACCATTAGAACAGGGACTGATTGAATTTCATGTTGTTGACTAAAATCAGGATGTAAATTCAAATCAATCTTAGTGATTGGTAATTTTAAAATGTCGTTCGCGATATCTAACATTCTTTCTGAAACTTTACACGTACCACATGTAGGTGTATATCCAAAAATTAAATGTTTTTCTTCATTGAAATGTTCTTCTACATTAACTCGTTGTTCTTTTGTTACGTTCATGTTATCAAACTTACCCTTTCAGCTATATTTTCTAATTGTGCTTTGTCTAACTGTTCTTCGTCTTTAACTATAAAGCCATTTTTTTCTAATAACCTAGATAAATAAGGTTTAGGACATCGTGCTACTTCACAATATTGTTTATCTACTTTTATATGTTTACTTTCACTTAAATATCTTTTGAACCAACTACGAATTTTTTCACCTTCATCATCTGAATCAACCAAGATGAATACTTGTTTATCATAAAGTGTGTCAATCATTTTATCAATTTTATCAATACTCATGGTACCGTGAGTGCATATTATCTGTACAGGTTCATCAAGCACTTTGTTTACTTGCAGTTTATCTGATTTACCTTCAACGACAATTACTTTATTTAATAGAGTCATGACATCCACCTTCTCAAAGTCGATTATCTATACTTTACTATACTATTCCACGATGTATTTGTTCATTAAACATGAATTATTATCAAACGACCAAAAATATGCTTACGTTGTAATAAATTTTGTCATAATAATAAAAACTCCTAGATATAAATATCAAGGAGTTCAACTTTTTTATTATTCGCCT
The Staphylococcus kloosii genome window above contains:
- a CDS encoding thioredoxin family protein; protein product: MNVTKEQRVNVEEHFNEEKHLIFGYTPTCGTCKVSERMLDIANDILKLPITKIDLNLHPDFSQQHEIQSVPVLMVMSKGSELKRLYAFQSVPYLLENLKK
- a CDS encoding toprim domain-containing protein; protein product: MTLLNKVIVVEGKSDKLQVNKVLDEPVQIICTHGTMSIDKIDKMIDTLYDKQVFILVDSDDEGEKIRSWFKRYLSESKHIKVDKQYCEVARCPKPYLSRLLEKNGFIVKDEEQLDKAQLENIAERVSLIT
- a CDS encoding methionine ABC transporter ATP-binding protein codes for the protein MIELNQIVKRYKTKKQEVLAVDHVDLNIETGSIFGVIGFSGAGKSTLVRLLNNLEQPTSGDVIIDGDNIGQLSKSALRQKRQKVSMIFQHFNLLWSRTVLNNITFPLEIAGVSRQQAKKRAQELIELVGLQGRENAYPSQLSGGQKQRVGIARALANEPTVLLCDEATSALDPQTTDEILDLLLKVKEQSNITIVIITHEMHVIRRICDEVAVMESGRVIEQGTVNDVFEHPKHQVTKRFVKDDLNDDFDESIDDLGALQPGDYIVRLNFVGNNTTEPIVSYITKTHNIDVNILEANIKNSKNGSIGFLVLHLPNVGTNQFDTFKENLESQQVSVEVLRHG